One Primulina tabacum isolate GXHZ01 chromosome 10, ASM2559414v2, whole genome shotgun sequence DNA segment encodes these proteins:
- the LOC142505035 gene encoding uncharacterized protein LOC142505035: MNLVADALSRKVHNAMLTSLTISKVHEHLGTSGWTYQISGDYFIVSSIQVEPQILSKIKAAQKTDPHIHRLKELSRTGLKEAILREAHCSRHSIHPGIRKMYHTLRAHYWWEGMKKDISHFAAKCLTCQQVKAERMRPGGMLHSLEVP; this comes from the exons atgaatcttGTTGCAGATGCTCTCAGCAGGAAAGTTCATAATGCTATGCTGACATCTTTGACTATCTCTAAAGTTCACGAGCACTTGGGAACTTCAGGATGGACTTATCAGATCAGTGGAGACTACTTCATAGTGTCAtctattcaagttgagccaCAGATTTTGTCCAAAATCAAAGCAGCACAGAAGACCGATCCGCATATTCATAGATTGAAAGAATTGTCTCGAACAG GTCTGAAAGAAGCTATACTACGggaagcacattgtagtcgaCACAGTATTCACCCAGGAATTCGAAAGATGTATCATACCTTGAGAGCTCATTATTGGTgggaaggtatgaagaaagatatttctcaTTTTGCGGCTAAATGCTTAACGTGTCAACAAgttaaagccgagagaatgagacCTGGTGGAATGTTGCATAGTCTTGAAGTACCGTAG
- the LOC142505036 gene encoding uncharacterized protein LOC142505036 has product MSRPEFIQEMKDKVELIRKRIKAAQDRQASYANKRHRPLEFQVGDYVFLKVSPFRGTMRFGHKGKLAPRYIGPYMIVERIGTLAYRLDLPQSLSLIHNVFHVSMLRKYEPDPSHILNVEDVELESSLSYVEHPVQILDRKERQLRSKTIPLVLVQWSRHGREESTWELEAKMRQEWPHLFENVMNYAMYS; this is encoded by the coding sequence ATGTCAAGACCAGAATTTATTCAAGAGATGAAAGATAAAGTTGAATTGATCAGGAAAAGGATTAAAGCAGCCCAAGATCGTCAAGCcagttatgctaataaaaggcaTAGACCTTTAGAGTTCCAAGTGGGcgattatgttttcttgaaagtatcaccATTCCGGGGTACCATGAGATTCGGACATAAAGGGAAGTTAGCTCCGCGTTATATTGGTCCGTATATGATTGTTGAAAGGATTGGCACATTGGCGTATCGTTTAGATTTGCCGCAGAGTTTGTCTTTGATAcataatgtgtttcatgtatctatgttgcggaagtatgagccaGATCCGTCTCATATCTTGAATGTCGAGGATGTGGAGTTGGAGAGTTCCCTTAGCTATGTTGAACATCCAGTGCAAATTTTGGACCGTAAGGAAAGACAGCTCAGGAGCAAGACGATTCCATTGGTTTTGGTACAATGGAGTAGACATGGAAGAGAAGAATCTACATGGGAATTAGAGGCAAAGATGCGACAAGAATGGCCTCATTTGTTTGAGAATGTAATGAATTATGCGATGTATTCTTAA